GCGGGCGGCTCCATGGACATACCTATGCCGTGAATGTCAGGTTAGAGGGAGAAAGTGGTGAGGATGGCTACATCGCCGACTTCTTCGAAGTCAAGAGCGTTTTCAGGAAAATCATTGATGGCCTGGACCATAGAGTCCTCGTTCCGGCGCGGAGCAGGAGAGTTCGGGTGACGGTGAAAGGAAGGGTGCTTCGCCTGAGCGCGGGGCGGAAGGAGTACGAATTCCCGAGGGTTGATGTGGCACTGCTCGAAATTCCCCAAGTGACCGCGGAGGAGCTCGCTAGCTATATTCTCGAGAGGGCCGCCCCCGCCGTTGAGAAACTTGCAAGGGGAAGGCTGCGTGAGCTCCATGTGGGGCTCTACGAGGGAATCGGACAGGGAGCGTGGGCGGAGAAAATATTCCGGGCCACCGGCGGGTCTGTCGCGAGTGGGGGCGGAGCGGGACGGAACCAATAATTTATATCAGCACGATTTGATAGGGATTGGAGGCGTCGCCCATGGACCTGGACCTCTTCGCCCCCGATTATAAAAAAGAGCAGAAGGCCCTCGAGAAAACCCAGGAGCTGCTGGCAAGGGCCTCAAAAGCGGAGGCGGAAAAGAGACCCAACGCTCCCGAGCTCTACATCGAGGCTCTGGAGTATCTAAACACGAAAAAAGAAATCATGCTCCAGCACAGGAACTCGTTCTCCGATTGCTTTCTGGAGATATTTTCTGCTCTCAGGAGGGCTGGGCGCAAAGATGAGGCCTTCCGTGCGCTCGAGGCCGCGGTTCAGGTTGCGCCCGAGCACGCCCCCGCATGGGCGGCGCTCGGTAGGGCCCTCCTTCAAGAGCAGAAGTTCGAGGATGCGGCGGGCTACCTTGACCGGGCGCTCGTGCTGTCCCCGCGGGACCCGGAAATCTGGCAGGCGAAGGGGGATGCCATGCGCGCCCTGATGGAGTATGGCGAGGCGCGCCTGTGCTACGCAAAGGCGCTGGAGCTCGACCCACTGGGGGTCGAGACCTATGACCTTCTTCTGGAGATTCGACCGAACGACACCGAGGTTCTTAGAGGAAAAGCTGTGGCACTGTCCCTTCTCAACAGGCACGGGGACGCCCTCGAGACCTTCAAGGAGGCGCTGGCGGCCTCGCCCGGGGACCCTGCCACGCTAACGGAAATGGGGAGGGCTCTCGCCCGCGCCGGAAGACGCGACGAGGCCCTCCCCTACTTTGACAGAGCGCTGGAGAGCAGCCCGGCCTATAAAGCGGCGGCGATCGCAAAGGGTCTCGTGCTGATTGAAATGGGGAGGAGAGAAGAGGCCCTGAAGAGCTTAGAAGCAGTCCTAAGGATCGACCCATTGGACAGGGCCGCGCTGGAGGCCGCGGCCGATGCCCTCATCGCACTCGAGCGGTACTCCGAAGCCCTGGACTACCTCGAGCGCGCGCTCGAGCTGGACCCCGGCCGCACCCAGCTCCTCCTCAAGAAGGGCTCGGCCTTCGAGCAACTCGGGAGACACCGAGAGGCGGTTAAGGTCTATGAAGACGCAATAGCATCAAGTCCCGGGGAAGCGCAGGGATGGGCGGGAAAGGGCAGATGCCTCCTCTCGCTCGGGCGGGCCGAGGAATCACTGAAGTACCTCGAGAAGGCTCTGGAGCTAGACCCCCGGAATCCACACATCGGTCTATGGAAGGGTAGAGCCCTGTGCACCCTCGGAAGACACGCC
This window of the Thermoplasmata archaeon genome carries:
- a CDS encoding 6-pyruvoyl tetrahydropterin synthase family protein codes for the protein MRLEIDGWATGLRFSACHFLPGHRKCGRLHGHTYAVNVRLEGESGEDGYIADFFEVKSVFRKIIDGLDHRVLVPARSRRVRVTVKGRVLRLSAGRKEYEFPRVDVALLEIPQVTAEELASYILERAAPAVEKLARGRLRELHVGLYEGIGQGAWAEKIFRATGGSVASGGGAGRNQ